The DNA region CGAAGATATTTCCACGGATGCGGGAAAATTGCGTCTGCTGTTGACCCTCTCGCAGGGCGCGCGCACGGCGTTCGACCAGAAGACCCACAAACAGGTGAAGCAAGTCTTCATGCGCTTTACCTATGTCTTTTACGCGGCGCAGTTGATCGAAGGCATGGATGCCGAGTCCGTGACGGATGATGTAATGAATCACCTCGAGGCGGCGGAAGCGGCGTTGCGCGATACGTGGGGGCAGAGCGAGTTCAACCGCCTCAACCAGAACGCGGCGCGGCTGGCGGATTTCGGTCCTGCGGCGCGGATCGCTTTCGGGGAGGAACGGCTCAATGAAGCGGTATCAAGCCTCAGTAAGGATGAGGCGGAGACATTGGCTGATTCCCTCGGAAGGTATGTGTTGAATGAAGTCCATCGCCAGTTGCTGCTGGGTGCGTTCACCGAGTTGTGGGTGGAATACCTTACAAAAGTGGAGGCGCTGCGCGTTTCCATCGGCTTGGAGGCTTACGCGCAGCGTGACCCGCTGGTACAATATAAAGGACGTGCGTCCGAGATGTTCGCGCAGTTGATGGAGGACGTACGCGGATTGGTGATCAGCCGCGCGTTTATGGCGCGTCCGCGCCGTGTGGAGATCACACCCATCGAGACCGCAGAGGAGATCAGCGCGCCGGGCGAAACGTCGGTGCAGGTTGGCGGCAGTAAGAAGAAGAGGAAACGCCGCAAATCTTAGAGGAAGAGTTTTGTTTAAAGACGATACTGCTCCGCTGAACAAATACGCTGCACTTCCAAAGGTCGAGTTGCACCGCCATTTGGAGGGGTCTCTTCGCCTGACAACGATGCTGGATATCGCCCGCCAGCACGGCGTGACGGTTCCGGTGAGCATGTTCAATTTGAGCGGGCTGGTGCAGGTGCAGGACCAGGACCCGATGACGTTCACGAACTTCCTCGACAAGTTCAAAACTCTGCGGCTTTTTTACAAATCACCCGATGTGATACACCGTGTTACAGAGGAGGCGGTGGAGGATGCGGCGAAGGATCATGTCCGCTACCTTGAGTTGCGTTTCACGCCTGTGGCGTTGAGCCGCGCGGAGGGCTTTCCCCTGCACGATGTGGTGGATTGGGTGATCAAAAGTTCGCAAGCCGCCGCAAAGAAATATGAGATCAAGGTCGGGTTGATCGCCTCGGTCAACCGCCATGAGAGTCACGAGCTTGCCGAGCAGGTGGCGTGGATCGCTGCGGAGCACATGAAGAACGGATTGGTCGGTTTGGATCTGGCTGGCAACGAAGCGGAGTTCGCGTCGGAGCCGTTCTACGGGATCTTTAAGGAAGCGAAGCAGACCGGTTTGCGGATCACCATCCATGCGGGGGAGTGGGGACCCGC from Anaerolineales bacterium includes:
- the add gene encoding adenosine deaminase translates to MFKDDTAPLNKYAALPKVELHRHLEGSLRLTTMLDIARQHGVTVPVSMFNLSGLVQVQDQDPMTFTNFLDKFKTLRLFYKSPDVIHRVTEEAVEDAAKDHVRYLELRFTPVALSRAEGFPLHDVVDWVIKSSQAAAKKYEIKVGLIASVNRHESHELAEQVAWIAAEHMKNGLVGLDLAGNEAEFASEPFYGIFKEAKQTGLRITIHAGEWGPAENVREAIENLGAERIGHGVRVLEDENVTALAKESGTTFEVCVTSNFQSGVVNDLKQHPLPRMIEKGLNTTINTDDPSVSRITLAREYQYACEDLDISIDSVKQCILNAAQASFLPDVEKTEFVSSLKKELNF